In the genome of Candida albicans SC5314 chromosome 6, complete sequence, the window CTTATTGGTAATAGCTACACCAAGAATATCCAGCTTATGAGCCTGAGATGCACTGACTGTAGATATATACTGTTTACCCATATTGGATTATTGATAGctaattgaaattgagtTTGTGGAGGAGTGAAAATTGAGTCCAAGACTTGTGAAgacactttttttttttttctcgcTACAACgacaaaagaaaacaaggaaaaaaaaaaacatcaGGAAGGAAAGCAAAACTCATAAGCTCGTACCTACCTTCATTATCCTAGAATTACATTGTAGCAAACAACCTTAACAATGCCACCCATAGGATCATCTGATCAATTCATTCACCAAATTACACAGCAATTTGTGTTTCAACGTTTATGGACTGGAAATGCAACAACCCCAGAGTTAGCACCAGCTTCAACCCCCTACAATCGATTGGTATGCCGTAATAATACCGATTTATTCTATGCAACTGGCAATATTGTTCGATGCTGCACAATTAGTCCCAATCATAAAAACTACAAGCTATTTAAGGTTGAGAATCAATTCTATGAAGTAGCTTCtttgttgatgaataaATCGGGTACCTTGTTAGCGATCATCGGAGAAGAGCAGGTCGATGTTGTGTCATTACCCACCAATGTTATGAAAAGTAGTGGTATTTATGTTGATGGTGCATCGTTCAAGATTAAGAATTTAAGAGGTAAGGTAAGAAAGTGTGTTTGGCAAACAGTTGCGGCAAACGATTCAACATTAGTAGTGTTGACTGATAATTCACAAATCCAAGCTTATGATTTGACAAAATCTTTGGAGGTCCCTGTgattgatgttgatttgaaaagatATGCCAACTTTGCAAATGAGGAAGCCATTTCTATTGCATTTGGGTCGTCTAAAAATTTAGCTGGTGGATTGACTTTGTATGTCTCAACATTGTCAAACATCTATGCTATTTATCCATTCAGTGCAAAATTTGGTAATTTGGCCACCACTAAAGAAGCAATTGATATAGCTTTGGAAGATACAAAAGCAGCTATGGAGTTGATTCAGGAAAAATACCCTGTAAACTTATTAGACACGGCAACTAGTACTTTGAATAAAGCAGCTATCCGACAATTTGAGTATTACCTGCATTTCAAATCCCAGTTAAGTGGCGCGTTACCAATAATTAAGGAAGTAAGAGACACTCATACAAATAATCCATACGAGctttttgttgttagtCAGACCTTAAGTGATTGGACTGGTTACAGCTTACAAGGTCCCCTCATTTCAAGTAATGCTGGTATAAAGGATTTAGCTTCAATTGGTGACAATGATTTAGTTAGTATACTTGCTAGTATTGATGCTAATGCTACAGTTACTTACTATGCTCAACTTGCACCCATGTTGATGAAGTACAACATAATGAGTACAGCAAGTGAAGGTGCACCAAGTGAATCAAGCCAAACAGTTTGCAAACCAAAGTATGTTAAACCAAAAAGAGGATTTGGTTTCATAGACAACTCCGAGGAAGAGGAGAAAGCATTGGTAAAACTGAAACAATCACAGGAAAGCTTTtggaaagaagaattgacaAGCTTGGATCTTTTGCAAAGGGACAAGCTTCcagttgatgaaaatgatgatgcTACTGGCTTCCCAACTTTCTTTGGagaaattgattctaaTAGATTCAGTGTTTGTGTGAATTCCAACAAATTGGTTTTAGTTGATTGTTCTTGGGTGAAGACTTTTGTAGACGATCTTAAAGAAGACAAAATAGATTCCGTATCGATCTCAACAAATTATGGTATTGCCTCCACAGAAAAAGAACCCATTACGGCATTTGCATATATAAAAGACGATGTCACTTCTACTGGAGAATACTTGACTGTTTGCAGAAGTAAACTTGTCAATGACATGGAAGTTATCCAGATTGTGGATAAGGTAGTGAGCGATCAGGATGAAGCCACAAGCACTTTACTATTGACAGAAGAGCCATATAAGGAATTACCATTAACATACATTCCATCTAAACCTTTCAGTGAGttggaagaagaattagaaaGTTTGGGGAAGATCAATATTGGCGCTGATGTTAAAGGCAATGAGGATTTGAATAGTTTGACTGTTGATAGTCTTTCAAGTTTGAACTCTTTATCTGTGAGGACAATTCAAGTTGCATCCTCCTATACAATATTTGGTATTAAATTGcaatcaagaattttaGCCAATTTGGATTCTTTGAAGGAACAATTACATATACTTGAAAAGGTTAAGAATGAGTATGATGGAGATCAAAAAGACCACAcagaaaaattggaaaagtTGACAGAGAAACAAGCAAAATTAGATGAACGtataataaaattacaGCAAAAGATATTTGATGGTTTGAATAAGTTCAAGCAAGACAAGACGTTGCCAATATCCGAGGCAGAAAGAAATTGGttcaaagaaatcaacTCTATCAATGCATTAGTGAATTCTTCTACAGATAATGAAGTCGGGTTGACAAAAAAGATTGAGAATTTATCGTTACAAGTTCATTCCATTATTGAAGATAGTGGAAAGGAGAAGAAACCAAAATTGACTGCTGTGGAACAGttagaattggaaaaacGATTAAGCAAATTAAAGAACTGGTTACAGCGTGAAGACAAGtctattgaaattttaaaagaCAAACTTActaattcattaaaattaatagGTGACAAATAGGTAGTATGTATTATTCATATGACTTTTGATTCTTGGACATCCAATGTCAAACCGTCGTAATATCGATTATGAAACTTCTTGATGcataacaacaacagctcTTCTTTGGAAAACTTTACTAGAACCGTTGCATTTTCCTCATTAAACACTATATCTTCGATATC includes:
- the NUP82 gene encoding linker nucleoporin (Linker nucleoporin of the nuclear pore complex; role in mRNA andexport from nucleus, protein import into nucleus, ribosomal large subunit export from nucleus, ribosomal small subunit export from nucleus; rat catheter biofilm repressed) produces the protein MPPIGSSDQFIHQITQQFVFQRLWTGNATTPELAPASTPYNRLVCRNNTDLFYATGNIVRCCTISPNHKNYKLFKVENQFYEVASLLMNKSGTLLAIIGEEQVDVVSLPTNVMKSSGIYVDGASFKIKNLRGKVRKCVWQTVAANDSTLVVLTDNSQIQAYDLTKSLEVPVIDVDLKRYANFANEEAISIAFGSSKNLAGGLTLYVSTLSNIYAIYPFSAKFGNLATTKEAIDIALEDTKAAMELIQEKYPVNLLDTATSTLNKAAIRQFEYYSHFKSQLSGALPIIKEVRDTHTNNPYELFVVSQTLSDWTGYSLQGPLISSNAGIKDLASIGDNDLVSILASIDANATVTYYAQLAPMLMKYNIMSTASEGAPSESSQTVCKPKYVKPKRGFGFIDNSEEEEKALVKSKQSQESFWKEELTSLDLLQRDKLPVDENDDATGFPTFFGEIDSNRFSVCVNSNKLVLVDCSWVKTFVDDLKEDKIDSVSISTNYGIASTEKEPITAFAYIKDDVTSTGEYLTVCRSKLVNDMEVIQIVDKVVSDQDEATSTLLLTEEPYKELPLTYIPSKPFSELEEELESLGKINIGADVKGNEDLNSLTVDSLSSLNSLSVRTIQVASSYTIFGIKLQSRILANLDSLKEQLHILEKVKNEYDGDQKDHTEKLEKLTEKQAKLDERIIKLQQKIFDGLNKFKQDKTLPISEAERNWFKEINSINALVNSSTDNEVGLTKKIENLSLQVHSIIEDSGKEKKPKLTAVEQLELEKRLSKLKNWLQREDKSIEILKDKLTNSLKLIGDK